In the genome of Gammaproteobacteria bacterium, the window GGAAACGCCCTCAGGTTTCTGGGGCATTTATGGCAGAAACTTCAGCAGGTTGACCTATGGACACCACCAGCGGCGACGCGCGGTTCGACCGCTACTACCGGAGGATTCAATTGGGTCTGCGGCTGCTGTCGCACGGTGCCCGTGCGCAGACCGCTTGTGATTGGAGCGGACTCACGCCTGACCGGCTCATCACGCTCAAGCGACGCTGGCTCCCCGATGCCGGCGACGGGTTCCGCGGACCGGCGCCGACTTCCTTTCAACCGTTCTTCCGCTCCTCCGTGCGTCTCAGTCATGCGACCGTCTTCACCAGCATTCATCAGGCGGTGTGCCAACGCACCATGTCGCATGGCAAGTCGTGGGACCTTCAGCCGGGGCTGGAGAACGGCGAGCGGCTGTGCACCGCCTACGAAATCTTCCGCGAGTGGGAGCCATCCGCGGACATGGAATTCGACCAGGCCGCGCTGCTGGCACGGGGCGCGGCGAGTTCAGAGGACATCGAGTTGTTCCGATGCCTCCACTGCCAGAGCGCCATGCTGATCGACAAATGGGCGCGGCGACGCGAAGTCTGTTCGGGTTGCCGGGGTCGGCGCTCTGCTAGTCCCTGACGAGCACCATCAGCGCGAGGTGGTACAGGGCGGCGAACAGTCCGAACCCCAGCGCCATGCCGGCGATCTGCAGGAACGGGAAGCGCGGACCCACGGCGGAAAGCTCGAAGGCAACGGCCGCCACCAGACCGAAAACCAGCACGAAGGCGCAGAGGGCGTCCACGATCGGCTTCAGCAGCAGCAGGCCGGCAATCAGCGGGAAAGACACGACTTTCCAGGTCATTCGGGCCGATGCGCCCAGGGCGGGATGAATTTGCGCCATGCCTGCCTCCCGGTTCGGATACCACGCAAAATAGTCACTAATAGTGACTATAAATCACATTCCATAAACCTCGACTTGTCAATGGTTTACGGAATGCCTATTTTAGTCACCATGGGTGACTCAAAAAACGAAAAGCTAAACCGACTTCTGGAGACCCTCGGGGACACGACCCTGGTCTCCAGCCGGTGGCTGCGCGCCCACGGTTACCCGAGCAACCTGGTCGCCCGCTACATGGCGGGCGGCTGGCTGCAGTCCCCCACGCGTGGAGTCTACCTCCGCAAGGGCGGCAAACCGACCTGGGAAGGGCTCCTGCGAGCCCTGCAGCGCCTGGAACAGCTGCCGCTCCACGTCGGCGGCCGATTCGCATTGGCCCGCCAGGGCCATGAGCACTACCTGCGCCTTGGCGAGTCTGCGACCCTGACCCTGTATGGCCCGGCGAAGCTGCCGGCCTGGGCAACCAAACTGACACTCCGCGAGCGCGTGCAGGCATGCGGCAAAGGGCCGTTCGACTGGCCGGCGCTCTCCTTCGGCCCCGATACACTCGATGGAACCTTGAACGCACAGGGGCTCGAACGCGCATCGGAGGACACGGGCGCGGCCGGCGTCGCGTTCTCCACTCCCGAGCGGGCAATACTGGAACTGTGCGACGAGACACCAGACAGCGCGCTGGTGCACGAAGTGAATGCCCTGATGCAGGGACTCTCTACGCTCCGGCCGCAGCTCGTCAGCGAGTTGCTGCAGCACTGCGACAGCGTCAAGGCAAAGCGGCTGTTCCTCGCCCTCGCCGATCGGCATCGTCACGCGTGGCTTGCGCATGTGACCTTGCAGAACGTGGATCTCGGCAGCGGCAAGCGCGTCCTCGTCCCGGGCGGCAAGCTGAACGCCAAATATCAGATAACGCTGCCCGCCGACCTCGATGAACAACTGGGATAACCGCTACGCCGAGCGCGTAAAGCTGCTGGTCGAGATTCTGCCGACGCTGGCGAAGGAGCAGCGCTTCGCGCTGAAGGGCGGAACGGCGATCAACCTCTTCGAGCACGATCTACCGCGCCTCTCCGTCGATATCGATCTGACCTGGTTGCCCGTCGGTGATTTCGCGAGCGATGTGCGCGATATCACCGCGGCGCTGGAAGCCATCGGCGAGCAACTGCGCTCCGGGCCGTTGCGACTGCAGGTACAGACCAGCGGAACCGAAGCGACGGGCGTCCATCGCCTGATCGCAAGCCGCAACCGCGCGCGCGTGCAGATCGAAACGACGCCGGTGATGCGGGGCACTGTCCATCCCGTTCGGACAATGCGCGTACGCCCAGGCGTCGAGCAGAACTTCGGATTCGCCGAGATGCAGGTGCTCGACTTCGCGGATCTCTATGCCGGCAAGCTTTCCGCGGCGCTGTCCCGACAGCATCCCCGCGACCTCTTCGATTTGCAGCCGCTACTCGATGAAGGCCGACTTGATGAACGGCTGTGGCGAACGTTCCTCGTGTATCTCACCTGCAGTTCGAAGCCAGCTGCGGAAATGCTGTCGCCGCAGGCCGCGAGATTTCGACGCCGACCTTCACGGCACATTTTCAGGGGATGACCGCCGCCCCCACCGCCCGCTTGCTTCCAAGAGTGCGCGCAAGACTCCTGCAGCGCATAGCAGAACTGCTCGACTCGCCATCGCGTGCCTTTCTGGAATCCATCGAGCGTGAAGCGCCCGATTTCGTTCTCATCGGACTACCGCACGCCGCCGACCTGCCGGGGGTTCGCCGCAAGCTAACGAACATGGGTCAACGCTCCGCTGCGAAGCGCACTGCCGACTACGAGCAGCTCAAGGCTTTTCTTCGCCGCTCGTCATAAACCTTAAGTCG includes:
- a CDS encoding type IV toxin-antitoxin system AbiEi family antitoxin domain-containing protein, producing the protein MGDSKNEKLNRLLETLGDTTLVSSRWLRAHGYPSNLVARYMAGGWLQSPTRGVYLRKGGKPTWEGLLRALQRLEQLPLHVGGRFALARQGHEHYLRLGESATLTLYGPAKLPAWATKLTLRERVQACGKGPFDWPALSFGPDTLDGTLNAQGLERASEDTGAAGVAFSTPERAILELCDETPDSALVHEVNALMQGLSTLRPQLVSELLQHCDSVKAKRLFLALADRHRHAWLAHVTLQNVDLGSGKRVLVPGGKLNAKYQITLPADLDEQLG